A section of the Streptomyces sp. NBC_00178 genome encodes:
- a CDS encoding ABC transporter substrate-binding protein, which yields MPRNRHTAAFALITVAALSLTACGSGDPAASPAGATSGVKGKIPVTDVVSSVKKDDAAAKLLPGRVRASGTLSLASSIGAPPGAFYLEDGKTLAGADIDFADAVAKKLGLKLKREVASFEAILPALGSGKYDVGTGNFGVTDERRKTIDFVTYINDGQGFAVRDDSELKEVTDLTQLCGLTVGTGAGTTFEATLEENRHRCADAGRKPYEVRTYADQAAVWISLQQGRSDVLMSTINGLRYAVSQQEGLRFLNEFKRLDVGFAFKKGTPLAPAFQAAVNGLKEDGTYDRILKKWGTGESAIESSRISPPEIR from the coding sequence ATGCCCAGAAACAGGCACACCGCCGCCTTCGCGCTGATCACCGTGGCCGCCCTCTCGCTCACCGCCTGCGGGTCCGGCGATCCCGCCGCCTCGCCGGCCGGGGCCACGTCCGGGGTCAAGGGGAAGATCCCCGTCACGGACGTGGTGTCGTCGGTGAAGAAGGACGACGCGGCGGCGAAGCTGCTGCCCGGCAGGGTGCGCGCCTCGGGCACCCTCTCCCTCGCGTCCAGCATCGGGGCGCCGCCCGGGGCGTTCTACCTGGAGGACGGGAAGACGCTCGCCGGCGCGGACATCGACTTCGCGGACGCGGTGGCGAAGAAGCTGGGGCTGAAGCTGAAGCGGGAGGTGGCCTCGTTCGAGGCGATCCTGCCCGCGCTCGGCAGCGGGAAGTACGACGTGGGCACAGGCAACTTCGGAGTGACGGACGAGCGCCGGAAGACGATCGACTTCGTGACGTACATCAACGACGGCCAGGGCTTCGCCGTCCGCGACGACAGCGAGCTCAAGGAGGTCACGGACCTCACCCAGCTGTGCGGCCTGACCGTCGGCACGGGCGCCGGGACCACCTTCGAGGCGACCCTGGAGGAGAACAGGCACCGGTGCGCCGACGCCGGCAGGAAGCCGTACGAGGTCAGGACGTACGCCGATCAGGCGGCCGTCTGGATCTCGCTCCAGCAGGGCCGCAGCGACGTCCTGATGAGCACGATCAACGGGCTGCGGTACGCCGTGTCCCAGCAGGAGGGGCTGCGTTTCCTCAACGAGTTCAAGCGGCTGGACGTCGGTTTCGCCTTCAAGAAGGGCACCCCGTTGGCACCCGCCTTCCAGGCCGCGGTCAACGGCCTCAAGGAGGACGGGACCTACGACCGCATCCTGAAGAAGTGGGGCACCGGGGAGTCGGCCATCGAGTCGTCCCGGATCTCGCCGCCCGAGATCCGGTGA
- a CDS encoding DUF5685 family protein, producing the protein MFGIVRPCTHRLSEGLKTEWMAHLCGLCLALRADHGQFARVVTNYDGLIVSVLTEAQSVRDGGQRRTAGPCPLRSMRTAPVARGEGARLAAAVSLVLASAKVRDHVADRDGLLKRRPVAAAARRVAAGWDRAGARTGAELGFDTTVLVEAVDRQTGIEALTGPGTPLLTVTEPTETATAAAFAHTAVLAGKPGNAAPLAEAGRLFGRLAHLLDAVEDRETDAASGAWNPLAATGTPLTEARRLCDDALHGVRLALRDTEFTDGTLAHVLLVHELRRSVDRAFGSASCTHQEGGGPAGSFGPPPGNPYAPGAPPGPPLPPEPPRNRRGLVAGCLVWAGLACTCQLCCAGSFHDPWSGREREGLCHKADCCDWCEGCGEGCDCCGNCCSCCEGCDCGCDC; encoded by the coding sequence GTGTTCGGAATCGTGAGGCCCTGTACCCACCGGCTCTCCGAGGGGCTCAAAACGGAGTGGATGGCGCATCTCTGCGGGCTGTGCCTCGCCCTGCGCGCCGACCACGGGCAGTTCGCCCGGGTCGTCACGAACTACGACGGCCTGATCGTCTCGGTCCTGACGGAGGCTCAGTCCGTCCGGGACGGCGGGCAGAGGCGTACGGCGGGACCCTGCCCCCTGCGCTCGATGCGGACCGCCCCGGTGGCCCGAGGCGAAGGGGCCCGGCTCGCCGCCGCCGTGTCGCTGGTCCTGGCCTCCGCCAAGGTCCGTGACCATGTGGCCGACCGGGACGGCCTGTTGAAGCGGCGCCCCGTGGCCGCCGCCGCACGCCGGGTCGCCGCCGGCTGGGACAGGGCGGGCGCGCGCACCGGCGCCGAGCTCGGCTTCGACACCACCGTGCTGGTCGAGGCCGTCGACCGGCAGACCGGTATCGAGGCCCTCACCGGGCCCGGCACCCCGCTGCTGACGGTCACCGAACCCACCGAGACGGCCACCGCCGCGGCCTTCGCGCACACCGCCGTGCTCGCCGGGAAGCCCGGGAACGCGGCGCCGCTCGCCGAGGCCGGGCGCCTCTTCGGCCGGCTCGCGCATCTGCTGGACGCCGTGGAGGACAGGGAAACAGACGCCGCGTCAGGCGCCTGGAACCCGCTCGCCGCGACCGGCACACCCCTGACCGAGGCGCGCCGGCTGTGCGACGACGCGCTCCACGGCGTGCGGCTCGCGCTGCGGGACACGGAATTCACCGACGGCACGCTCGCGCACGTCCTGCTGGTCCACGAGCTCCGGCGCTCCGTGGACCGGGCCTTCGGCTCGGCGTCGTGCACCCACCAGGAGGGCGGGGGGCCGGCCGGATCGTTCGGCCCGCCGCCCGGGAACCCGTACGCCCCGGGTGCTCCGCCCGGCCCGCCGCTTCCTCCCGAACCGCCCCGCAACCGGCGGGGCCTCGTCGCCGGCTGCCTGGTCTGGGCGGGTCTCGCCTGCACCTGCCAGTTGTGCTGCGCCGGCAGCTTCCACGACCCCTGGAGCGGCAGGGAGCGCGAAGGGCTCTGTCACAAGGCCGACTGCTGCGACTGGTGCGAGGGGTGCGGTGAGGGCTGCGACTGCTGCGGGAACTGCTGCAGCTGCTGCGAGGGCTGCGACTGCGGGTGCGACTGCTGA
- a CDS encoding cell division protein SepF, with translation MGSVRKASAWLGLVEDNDERYYDDEYSEEGDTGTNQPWVTDPRVQVASEKAVDTGRRIATVTPDSFRDARGIGELFREGVPVIVNLTAMDPTDAKRVVDFAAGLTFGLRGSIERVATRVFLLTPAHTQVVNGEAAGRPADGFFNQS, from the coding sequence ATGGGATCGGTGCGCAAGGCAAGTGCCTGGCTGGGCCTCGTGGAGGACAACGACGAGCGCTACTACGACGACGAGTACTCCGAGGAGGGCGATACCGGCACGAACCAGCCCTGGGTGACCGACCCGCGCGTTCAGGTCGCATCGGAGAAGGCCGTGGACACGGGCCGCCGGATCGCCACCGTCACCCCGGACAGCTTCCGGGACGCGCGGGGCATCGGTGAGCTCTTCCGGGAAGGCGTACCGGTGATCGTCAACCTGACGGCCATGGACCCCACCGACGCGAAGCGCGTCGTGGACTTCGCGGCGGGACTGACCTTCGGCCTCCGCGGCTCGATCGAGCGGGTGGCGACCCGGGTCTTCCTGCTGACCCCTGCCCACACCCAGGTGGTGAACGGCGAAGCCGCCGGCCGGCCGGCCGACGGCTTCTTCAACCAGAGCTGA